A window of the Podospora bellae-mahoneyi strain CBS 112042 chromosome 6, whole genome shotgun sequence genome harbors these coding sequences:
- a CDS encoding hypothetical protein (EggNog:ENOG503NUT1; COG:C), whose amino-acid sequence MAPNSNHIQIGFPSLPAPASTTHFAFLTEWLNDCDENHRGCDPVKKYPPPTRLIDLGSPDAPVVRLIQTTTTETVKYIALSHPWGQGHSFCTFSHNLAQHKAAIPVRSPNFPDTFRDAIAATRALGVRYLWIDSICIIQGPDGDFEKEAKRMEDVFSAAYCVIAASSARGQRDGFLRTRKERQFLQLRGESSSSLYVCRFIDNFAEHVLNGPLSKRGWVLQERALARRTIYFTDWQTYWECGCGVRCETLTKIDNKLVSFLGDPSFPSKLSSFDRGERIRFYEDLYRQYSRLNFTRLTDRPVAIAGLEQRMINNLKAKGGYGIFHDGGSLLSRSLLWRRGAEASTLNRVDFSKAKQKEGKSLPSWSWMAYDGAIDYLDLPLGGVDWRNDAVLDPFSSPSSGRNDPSNETAVLKAMARPFVFEPVGERGESVDVILDAGNAQGVTGWEGWKAVVVGTRRIAKGDHRTHYLLIITALTEGDGHETIYQRIGVGYMPGGFLGEEGVQRVTVG is encoded by the exons ATGGCGCCAAACTCCAATCACATTCAGATTGGGTTTCCCAGCCTTCCAGCGCCTGCTTCGACCACCCACTTTGCCTTTCTGACAGAATGGCTCAACGATTGTGATGAGAACCACCGAGGATGCGATCCGGTAAAGAAAtacccacctcccaccagaCTTATTGATCTTGGCAGCCCTGACGCTCCCGTCGTGCGTCTCatccaaacaacaaccacggAGACCGTCAAATACATTGCTCTCTCGCATCCTTGGGGCCAAGGCCATTCGTTTTGTACTTTTTCTCACAACCTTGCTCAACACAAAGCAGCTATTCCTGTGCGGAGCCCCAACTTCCCTGACACCTTCCGTGACGCAATAGCCGCCACTCGTGCTCTAGGTGTTCGATATTTGTGGATAGACTCCATATGTATCATCCAAGGGCCCGACGGCGACTTTGAGAAAGAAGCCAAGAGAATGGAAGATGTCTTCAGCGCAGCCTATTGTGTCATTGCCGCAAGTAGCGCACGAGGGCAAAGGGATGGGTTTCTCAGAACCAGAAAGGAAAGGCAATTCCTTCAACTACGTGGCGAGTCCAGTA GCAGTCTGTACGTCTGCCGGTTTATTGACAACTTTGCGGAGCACGTGCTGAATGGGCCCTTGAGCAAGAGGGGTTGGGTCCTGCAAGAACGCGCCTTGGCCCGAAGGACAATCTACTTTACCGACTGGCAGACCTACTGGGAGTGCGGCTGCGGAGTGAGATGCGAAACCCTGACCAAGATTGACAA TAAACTCGTCTCCTTTCTCGGCGACCCGTCCTTCCCATCGAAACTATCAA GTTTCGACCGAGGTGAGCGCATCCGCTTCTACGAGGACCTGTACCGACAATATTCCCGCCTCAACTTCACCCGCCTCACCGATCGCCCCGTTGCTATAGCCGGACTTGAGCAGCGAATGATCAACAACCTGAAGGCCAAAGGCGGGTATGGAATTTTTCATGACGGCGGCAGCTTGTTGTCTCGATCACTGCTCTGGAGACGTGGCGCCGAGGCATCGACATTGAACAGGGTGGACTTTTCGAAAGCCAAGCaaaaggaagggaagagCTTGCCTAGCTGGAGTTGGATGGCGTATGACGGTGCGATTGACTACCTGGACTTACCGCTTGGAGGTGTCGACTGGAGGAATGATGCGGTGCTTGACCCGTTTTCTTCTCCCAGCTCGGGTCGCAATGATCCCTCAAACGAGACAGCCGTGTTAAAAGCGATGGCACGACCATTCGTTTTTGAGCCTGTTGGCGAGCGGGGAGAGAGTGTTGATGTTATTCTGGACGCTGGGAATGCACAAGGAGTTACgggatgggaagggtggaAAGCGGTGGTTGTGGGGACCAGACGGATAGCAAAGGGG GATCACAGAACGCATTACTTGCTTATTATCACGGCTCTTACTGAGGGTGATGGCCATGAGACGATCTATCAGCGAATTGGAGTGGGCTATATGCCGGGTGGGTTTctgggtgaagagggtgttCAAAGAGTGACCGTCGGATGA
- a CDS encoding hypothetical protein (COG:T; EggNog:ENOG503PE9W), whose protein sequence is MPLQEEPKFISKEDRKASFLAKKSKKSSLGSDILCNLQKSVFDEHIREFLPNTCVETLLTPAAVRRELHLSDDPELEEEVVNFVMKSAPKLFITSLLAGLTNKDQELATAMIQFETKSVNDNSLPLPDSTFVDEAGEFLEPWTEVSRRSFRRNQWTVLVPIISESNPELDLDPDCILPITEKSRAGESGAFGEVFQVKIHEEHHLNPIMKYDGKRADVAIKVIRPVYRDTTDENELDQLRDEWVREVKAHIEMRNLKHQNIIEFIAAIKRGSDRYLLFRWAEEGSLRKFWEMPEHKRPVVTRELVRAIIMQIQGMADALDKLHNYRYGGGSYRHGDLKPENILCVVGQPPRDGQFGFPILKISDMGLAKHHNIATQLRHNTSTQYTTTRYEPPEVALKSELGRSRRYDMWSFGCVILEMMIWLLYGTDHLERFNSQIIDEGRHRSHWFKVDKDKDEAFVHPHVQATIRALYYDPECKAETALKELLTIVKTKLLVVELDPPATPVSSSAPPRSTNGSRAYSQELMERLDDIVARGKTDESYWFTGASREHIKDLKVDRAPESSFLSPNSAVGGNRPLRPRPPLRPLGENGGGIIPDVGFEDQPSLMVPVITVVEAKTRRV, encoded by the exons ATGCCGCTCCAAGAGGAACCAAAGTTCATCTCTAAAGAAGACCGAAAGGCATCTTTTCTGGCCAAGAAGAGTAAAAAGTCCTCTCTTGGCTCAGACATTCTGTGCAACCTACAGAAGAGTGTTTTCGATGAACACATTCGAGAATTCCTACCCAATACTTGCGTCGAGACTCTTCTCACCCCAGCTGCTGTTCGTCGGGAACTGCATCTGTCCGATGACCCGGAgttggaagaagaggttgtcaACTTTGTGATGAAAAGTGCCCCCAAACTTTTTATCACGTCACTGCTGGCCGGACTTACCAACAAAGACCAGGAGCTAGCAACAGCCATGATACAATTCGAGACAAAATCTGTGAACGACAACTCCCTACCTCTTCCTGACAGCACATTCGTTGACGAAGCTGGTGAATTTCTGGAACCATGGACTGAGGTGTCCAGGCGCAGTTTTCGTCGAAACCAATGGACGGTTCTCGTACCAATCATCTCAGAGAGCAACCCCGAGCTGGATCTTGATCCGGACTGTATTCTTCCCATTACTGAAAAGTCAAGAGCGGGCGAATCAGGTGCTTTCGGCGAAGTTTTCCAGGTCAAGATCCACGAAGAGCACCATCTGAATCCCATCATGAAg TATGATGGCAAACGAGCCGATGTTGCCATCAAGGTCATCAGGCCGGTTTATCGCGACACCACGGATGAAAATGAACTGGATCAACTTCGAGATGAATGGGTACGCGAAGTCAAGGCTCACATTGAGATGCGCAACCTCAAACATCAGAATATCATCGAGTTTATCGCCGCCATCAAGCGTGGCAGTGACCGATATCTGCTTTTTCgctgggcagaggagggaagCCTGAGAAAGTTTTGGGAAATGCCTGAACACAAGCGTCCAGTCGTGACAAGAGAGCTTGTCcgagccatcatcatgcagATCCAAGGAATGGCGGATGCGCTCGACAAGCTGCACAATTACCGCTACGGAGGAGGCTCATACCGGCATGGAGACTTGAAACCCGAAAACATCCTGTGTGTGGTGGGCCAACCACCTCGAGACGGCCAGTTCGGCTTTCCTATTCTCAAGATTTCCGACATGGGACTTGCAAAACATCACAACATTGCTACCCAACTGCGGCACAACACATCAACTCAATACACGACAACCCGCTACGAACCTCCCGAGGTGGCCTTGAAGTCCGAGCTTGGCCGTTCCCGACGATACGACATGTGGTCATTCGGATGCGTGAttttggagatgatgatctGGCTGCTGTATGGCACCGATCATCTGGAAAGGTTCAACAGCCAGATCATCGACGAGGGAAGACATAGAAGCCACTGGTTCAAGGTTGACAAAGATAAAGACGAGGCATTCGTGCATCCCCATGTCCAGGCGACAATCAGAGCCCTGTATTACGATCCAGAATGCAAGGCAGAGACTGCACTGAAGGAGCTTCTCACCATCGTCAAGACCAAACTTCTCGTCGTGGAACTGGACCCTCCAGCCACACCCGTCAGCAGTTCAGCCCCCCCAAGGTCCACCAACGGCTCTCGCGCATACTCTCAAGAACTGATGGAGCGTCTAGATGATATCGTGGCTCGAGGTAAAACCGACGAGTCATACTGGTTCACGGGCGCCAGCCGCGAGCACATCAAAGACCTGAAGGTCGATAGAGCACCAGAGTCTTCCTTCCTTTCGCCAAACTCAGCGGTAGGAGGAAACCGGCCCCTTCGACCTAGGCCCCCTTTGAGGCCCCTTGGAGAGAATGGCGGTGGTATAATTCCTGATGTCGGATTCGAGGATCAGCCAAGCTTGATGGTCCCTGTGATTACAGTTGTTGAAGCAAAAACAAGACGAGTATGA
- a CDS encoding hypothetical protein (EggNog:ENOG503PQYN) codes for MMEDKLQLECTQNLPARAIDPLKLIGLLRSQFGLGRYEISMIRSSYNIRTPRQLSLDEIAQCRGI; via the exons ATGATGGAGGACAAACTTCAGCTCGAATGCACACAAAACCTTCCAGCGAGGGCCATAGACCCTCTCAAGCTGATAGGCCTGTTACGCTCCCAGTTTGGACTGGGTCGCTATGAGATATCC ATGATCAGAAGCTCCTACAACATCCGCACCCCCAGACAGCTTTCTCTGGACGAAATCGCACAGTGCAGAGGGATCTAA
- a CDS encoding hypothetical protein (COG:H; EggNog:ENOG50KOG0660) encodes MKPQTPVFNMKVDNSNMESEAASPSAKTPSPSIHQASSLASSGYHTRQSPHTSANDGSRDQSDLATEYSDTESSSGSSLVSSEQEHLQDRSRRPVELGGGLDTLVTSELDRKGIIDESDSELWKVEERTPSSGRKSPRVNYTARAPFRGDGGVPIVDLHHKPAHEVEPSEITDLGNGQYMRDPDRKSRFLQRRKSRNHAKDRKSLQTQLFHSLHPLDDEEKEKGFIPIDLLPLLITEESVYKELSGPLRETHDEKTIRRYARKICAETTENYIEGDKPKTKTITFRKIFAILVLVEKSPSITKFLKENINDSDLPLVRVSNPKRPGECDLRCSRERDKQLKCFRGSWSPLQIRNFASWQFVTLAPFFARSELYKEVEHYVLQDGIIMPFLTDPNKQAISNDPFVDSQQEELLGGGGRVFRAILHPDHHSFHKSFKCPREPSCICTFAIKRLHSQNKDHFKREVDMLKKFSNFAHPHLISLLATYEQRNSFFLIFPCAKSDLLAYWEKFEASPKMDHCTVKWVAHQCKGIASGVLKIHEYSSTNSKLGNTLKPGPREPFGHHGDIKPQNVLVFLDNAEDGPTQDYCSTWKSRGTLKLTDFGLASTSSHRTISRKPLSHVGMTYNYRAPECDLPSNQDPKGRQYDMWTLGCLYLEFVTWLMGGKKLLDEFTQLRAGPFSTESLKHRTKLDILYGGSLIPPEITSDTFFMIEEDHSMEGQKRGGLKGIVKPAVTEFIKRLHADPACTGFLHDFLDMIQDGLLVVKQCDPGKLDRYEIQQVYGKLCKMEQDCEKWDYSCGPASR; translated from the exons ATGAAACCTCAGACACCGGTATTCAACATGAAGGTCGACAACTCGAACATGGAATCTGAAGCTGCATCACCCTCTGCCAAGACTCCTTCTCCAAGCATTCATCAAGCCTCTAGTCTCGCTTCCTCGGGGTACCACACCAGACAGTCGCCGCATACGTCTGCAAACGATGGTTCCAGAGACCAGAGTGATCTTGCAACAGAATACTCTGACACCGAGTCCAGCTCAGGCAGCAGTCTCGTATCATCAGAGCAAGAACACCTCCAGGATAGATCTAGACGTCCTGTTGAACTTGGAGGTGGACTCGATACACTAGTCACCAGTGAGCTGGATCGAAAGGGTATCATCGACGAGTCAGACTCTGAGTTGTGGAAGGTGGAAGAGCGGACACCTTCAAGCGGCCGGAAATCACCCAGAGTCAACTACACAGCTCGTGCACCATTCCGGGGGGACGGTGGCGTACCAATAGTAGATCTACACCACAAACCGGCCCATGAAGTCGAACCGAGCGAGATCACAGATCTCGGTAACGGCCAATACATGCGCGATCCAGATAGGAAATCTCGGTTTCTCCAGCGGCGAAAAAGTCGCAACCATGCCAAAGACAGGAAGTCGCTCCAAACACAACTTTTTCATTCTCTCCACCCACTTGATGAcgaagagaaagagaaagggtTCATACCTATTGATCTGTTACCTCTGCTCATCACCGAAGAATCTGTCTACAAGGAACTATCAGGTCCCCTCCGAGAGACCCATGATGAGAAAACCATCCGGAGATACGCGCGCAAGATTTGTGCCGAGACAACCGAGAATTATATAGAGGGCGACAAGCCCAAAACAAAGACCATAACGTTTCGTAAAATCTTTGCGATCCTGGTCCTTGTCGAGAAGTCTCCTTCTATCACCAAGTTCCTCAAAGAAAACATCAACGACTCGGATTTGCCCTTGGTCAGAGTCAGCAACCCAAAGAGACCTGGCGAATGCGATTTACGTTGTTCGAGGGAGCGGGACAAACAGCTCAAGTGTTTCCGAGGGAGCTGGTCGCCTCTACAGATTCGGAATTTCGCATCGTGGCAATTCGTCACTCTGGCCCCTTTTTTCGCCAGAAGCGAGCTGTACAAGGAAGTCGAGCACTATGTTCTACAGGACGGGATCATCATGCCTTTTCTGACGGACCCGAACAAGCAAGCCATATCCAACGATCCCTTTGTCGATAGTCAGCAGGAAGAgctgttgggtggtggaggtcggGTGTTCAGGGCCATCCTTCACCCTGATCATCATAGCTTTCACAAGAGTTTCAAG TGTCCTCGAGAACCATCATGCATCTGCACCTTCGCCATCAAGCGTCTCCATTCCCAAAATAAAGATCACTTCAAAAGAGAAGTTGACATGCTGAAGAAGTTCAGCAACTTTGCACACCCACATCTCATATCCCTACTAGCCACCTATGAACAGCGAAACAGTTTCTTCCTGATCTTCCCCTGCGCCAAATCCGACCTACTTGCTTACTGGGAAAAGTTTGAGGCCAGCCCGAAAATGGACCACTGCACTGTGAAATGGGTGGCACATCAGTGCAAAGGAATTGCAAGCGGTGTGTTGAAGATTCACGAGTATTCAAGCACCAACTCAAAACTGGGCAACACCCTGAAGCCAGGTCCACGGGAACCATTTGGCCATCATGGGGACATCAAGCCACAGAATGTGCTGGTCTTTTTAGACAATGCTGAAGATGGCCCAACTCAGGATTATTGTTCCACATGGAAGAGTCGAGGCACCCTCAAGCTCACAGACTTTGGCCTGGCTTCCACATCTTCTCATCGCACCATATCCCGAAAGCCACTCTCTCATGTCGGAATGACCTACAACTATCGAGCACCCGAGTGCGATCTTCCTTCCAACCAAGATCCAAAAGGCCGTCAGTACGATATGTGGACGCTTGGATGTTTGTACCTAGAGTTTGTCACTTGGCTCATGGGAGGGAAAAAGCTCCTCGACGAATTCACACAGCTTAGAGCAGGACCCTTTAGCACTGAAAGTCTGAAGCACAGAACAAAACTGGACATCTTGTACGGTGGTAGTCTCATTCCACCTGAGATCACCAGCGATACCTTCTTCATGATCGAGGAGGACCACAGCATGGAAGGGCAGAAAAGAGGGGGTCTTAAGGGAATAGTCAAGCCGGCTGTCACCGAG TTCATCAAGAGACTACACGCCGACCCAGCATGCACCGGGTTTTTGCATGACTTCTTGGATATGATACAAGATGGACTACTGGTCGTCAAGCAGTGCGACCCAGGGAAGCTGGACAGGTACGAGATTCAGCAGGTCTACGGCAAGCTCTGCAAGATGGAGCAGGATTGTGAGAAGTGGGATTACAGCTGCGGACCAGCGtcgaggtga
- a CDS encoding hypothetical protein (EggNog:ENOG503Q4W1; MEROPS:MER0002267; COG:O) translates to MSVSRLKAWLGAGLLATAQLTSGYALDLGSKESVEAVTSTLSSLASNAPRLALKLTPEGLKKQLEDPEFIASLVSGVESLIDGLNTGRHRRRLTPNVAPLVPQEHRPSAALRKRLDVDGVQIPSFEEWFQIDIDDLGLSAVSTASSKSGKEAPPALSKLTLELIHRLNKLDTVASVHALQQGPPPAVNPNDDPRSGNQGYLNAAPQGINARYAWTITGGDGARVGIVDMEQGWNLNHEDLRAANITLISGRNRDYPDHGTAVLGQMLMADNQIGGVGIVPAAKGRVISQSRPDGSYNTAATILDACNNMASGDILLLEAQEFDPVGGQYYWPVSVADANHEAILVCTGRGIIVVEAACNGGNDLDAYRNLSNKRIFNRAFPSEYRESGAIMVGASSASVPHFRLGYSNHGSRVDVYGWGENIDTTFTNADGTANNLYTTGFSGTSGASPIIVGAAAAVQGIAQARLGRKLSPARVRTILTTSGTASRTPSSDRIGVLPNLKAIIDGGHIRV, encoded by the exons ATGTCTGTCTCAAGGTTGAAGGCGTGGCTCGGGGCCGGTCTGTTGGCGACAGCGCAACTCACCTCAGGTTACGCTCTTGACCTGGGTTCAAAGG AATCCGTCGAAGCTGTCACATCCACTCTTTCTTCTCTGgcctccaacgcccccaGACTTGCCCTGAAGCTCACACCAGAGGGCTTGAAGAAGCAGCTGGAGGACCCCGAGTTCATCGCCAGCTTGGTTTCAGGGGTTGAGAGTCTGATTGATGGCCTCAACACTGGCCGCCACAGACGTCGGCTCACACCCAACGTCGCGCCCCTTGTTCCTCAGGAGCATCGTCCCAGCGCGGCTCTTCGGAAGCGCCTCGACGTGGATGGTGTCCAGATCCCAAGCTTCGAGGAGTGGTTCCAGATTGACATTGACGATCTTGGACTGAGCGCTGTCTCCACGGCCAGCTCCAAATCCGGCAAGGAGGCGCCCCCTGCACTCTCCAAGCTGACGCTGGAACTTATTCACCGACTGAACAAGCTTGACACTGTTGCCAGTGTCCACGCTTTGCAGCAAGGTCCACCTCCTGCTGTTAATCCTAATGATGACCCTCGCAGCGGAAATCAGGGGTATTTGAACGCTGCCCCTCAGGGTATCAATGCTCGTTACGCTTGGACAATCActggtggtgacggtgccAGAGTTGGTATTGTTGACATGGAGCAGGGATG GAACCTCAACCACGAAGACCTTCGTGctgccaacatcaccctcatTTCTGGCCGCAACAGGGACTATCCCGACCACGGCACTGCCGTCCTGGGCCAGATGCTCATGGCAGACAACCAAATCGGTGGGGTCGGCATCGTCCCCGCCGCCAAGGGCCGAGTGATCTCTCAGTCTCGTCCCGATGGCTCGTACAATACGGCTGCGACCATCTTGGACGCCTGCAACAACATGGCCAGCGGTGATATCCTCCTGCTTGAAGCTCAAGAATTCGACCCCGTGGGCGGCCAATACTACTGGCCCGTGTCGGTGGCTGACGCGAATCACGAGGCCATCCTCGTCTGTACCGGCAGGGGAATCATCGTTGTCGAAGCGGCGTGCAACGGCGGGAATGACTTGGATGCCTACCGCAACCTGTCCAACAAGCGCATCTTCAACCGCGCATTCCCCAGCGAATACCGCGAGTCCGGTGCTATCATGGTCGGAGCGTCCAGCGCGTCGGTTCCCCATTTCCGGCTGGGCTACTCCAACCACGGCAGCCGTGTTGATGTCTACGGCTGGGGCGAGAACATCGATACCACATTTACCAACGCCGATGGCACTGCCAACAACCTGTACACCACCGGCTTCAGCGGCACATCCGGGGCTAGTCCGATTATTGTgggtgctgctgccgccgttCAGGGTATTGCCCAGGCGAGACTTGGTCGCAAGCTGAGCCCTGCGAGAGTTAGGACTATTCTGACCACCTCTGGCACCGCCAGCCGCACTCCCTCTTCTGATCGCATTGGTGTTCTGCCTAATCTCAAGGCCATTATTGACGGTGGGCATATCAGAGTGTAG